Proteins co-encoded in one Candidatus Methylomirabilis sp. genomic window:
- a CDS encoding PGPGW domain-containing protein, whose protein sequence is MYSFVISTLKQAKRVIVIVVGFTVLLIGITLIVLPGPATLVIPLGLAILATEFVWARRLLVRFQHGTRRLKDAISRKVPGGRQENSRPR, encoded by the coding sequence ATGTATAGCTTCGTCATCAGCACACTGAAACAGGCGAAGCGCGTCATCGTCATCGTCGTTGGCTTCACTGTCCTATTGATCGGCATCACCCTCATTGTGTTGCCCGGCCCTGCCACCCTGGTCATCCCCCTCGGCCTGGCAATCCTAGCTACGGAGTTTGTCTGGGCCAGAAGGTTGCTGGTTCGGTTTCAGCATGGGACGAGACGGCTGAAGGATGCCATCTCCAGAAAAGTACCGGGTGGTCGTCAAGAGAATTCACGACCTCGGTAA
- a CDS encoding DUF4258 domain-containing protein, giving the protein MFERTLGRFRSLIRSGEYLLSIHALEEMAEDDVLTEDVEHVILTGSIVERQIDRAARERKYVFLGRDLAGDPVGLVAKIGAAGKAVVITVYREDAS; this is encoded by the coding sequence ATGTTTGAGCGTACGCTCGGCCGCTTTCGTTCCCTCATCCGTTCTGGTGAGTATCTCCTGTCGATTCATGCACTGGAAGAGATGGCTGAAGACGACGTCTTGACCGAAGACGTAGAACATGTGATCCTTACGGGCAGCATCGTTGAGCGTCAGATCGATCGCGCGGCGCGAGAGCGGAAATACGTCTTTCTCGGCAGAGATCTCGCCGGCGATCCTGTAGGGCTAGTAGCCAAGATCGGTGCGGCAGGCAAAGCGGTGGTCATAACGGTCTATCGAGAGGACGCATCATGA
- a CDS encoding phosphoribosylaminoimidazolesuccinocarboxamide synthase, with the protein MTEPVVHYTEFPDLALYARGKVRDIYDFGDRLLLVATDRISAFDVVLPTAIPGKGSVLTALSAFWFQMTADLVPNHLITTKVEAYPKACQPYREKLEGRSMLVRKTKPLPIECIVRGYLSGSGWAEYKKTGAVCGIPLPAGLLESCRLDPPLFTPSTKAEQGAHDANITFDEAAAQLGLELAERVRDLSLALYERARAYALERGIIIADTKFEFGLLDDSLLLIDEVLTPDSSRFWPCDTYAPDRSQPSFDKQFVRDYLKSIAWEMKAPAPELPCEIVERTSEKYREALRRLT; encoded by the coding sequence ATGACCGAACCGGTAGTACATTACACGGAATTTCCGGACTTGGCCCTCTATGCGAGGGGGAAGGTCCGGGATATCTATGACTTCGGTGATCGCCTTCTGTTGGTGGCGACAGACCGGATTTCCGCGTTCGATGTCGTCTTGCCGACGGCTATTCCAGGGAAGGGAAGTGTCCTCACCGCTCTGTCGGCGTTCTGGTTCCAGATGACAGCGGATCTGGTGCCAAATCACCTCATTACCACGAAGGTGGAAGCGTACCCGAAGGCCTGCCAACCCTATCGAGAAAAGCTTGAGGGGCGGAGTATGCTGGTCAGGAAGACGAAACCCCTCCCCATTGAGTGTATTGTTCGGGGTTACCTCTCCGGATCGGGCTGGGCGGAGTATAAGAAGACCGGAGCAGTCTGCGGCATCCCGCTGCCGGCCGGCCTCCTGGAGTCATGCCGCCTCGACCCGCCGCTCTTTACCCCTTCAACGAAGGCGGAGCAGGGGGCGCATGATGCTAACATTACTTTTGACGAGGCAGCGGCTCAGCTTGGCCTGGAGCTGGCCGAACGGGTGCGGGACTTGAGCCTGGCTCTGTATGAACGGGCACGGGCATATGCGTTAGAGCGGGGAATCATCATCGCCGACACAAAGTTCGAATTTGGACTGCTTGACGACAGCCTCCTCCTTATCGACGAGGTTCTCACCCCGGATTCCTCTCGCTTCTGGCCGTGCGATACCTACGCACCGGATCGATCCCAACCGAGCTTCGACAAGCAGTTTGTGCGGGACTACTTGAAATCGATCGCCTGGGAGATGAAGGCGCCGGCCCCCGAACTGCCTTGTGAGATTGTGGAGCGGACCAGCGAGAAATACCGGGAAGCCCTTAGACGCCTAACCTGA
- a CDS encoding response regulator codes for MMSKKYVVIVDDSPRSRATLSSALRRLGFEVAGEGASGVEAMRLAQELKPDVLFLAVGLPDMDGLSVAAHILETLPLPILILTSHLDQELIQRAKEAGVMAYLLKPLREEELLPAIELAISRFEEFNALRKENADLKRILEDRKLIERAKGILMERERISEQQAFARIQKTSMNTRRSMAEIAQAILLSEAVTGRA; via the coding sequence ATGATGTCGAAAAAGTACGTGGTCATCGTTGACGACAGCCCCAGATCGCGAGCAACCCTCAGCAGCGCGCTCAGGCGGCTTGGGTTCGAGGTAGCCGGTGAGGGGGCCAGCGGGGTCGAAGCCATGCGTCTGGCCCAAGAGCTGAAACCAGATGTACTGTTCCTGGCGGTGGGTCTCCCGGATATGGATGGCCTCTCAGTGGCTGCTCATATCCTGGAGACCCTGCCGCTTCCGATCCTCATCCTGACCAGCCATCTCGATCAGGAGTTGATCCAGCGCGCTAAAGAGGCTGGCGTCATGGCCTATCTGCTGAAACCGCTTCGCGAGGAAGAACTGCTGCCGGCGATTGAACTCGCCATCTCCCGATTCGAAGAGTTCAACGCCTTGAGAAAAGAGAATGCAGACTTAAAGCGGATCCTTGAGGATCGGAAGCTGATTGAGCGCGCAAAAGGCATTCTGATGGAACGAGAACGGATCTCCGAACAGCAGGCGTTTGCGCGGATACAAAAAACCAGCATGAATACGCGGCGATCAATGGCCGAAATCGCTCAAGCCATCTTGCTGAGCGAAGCGGTCACCGGCAGGGCATAA
- the nirD gene encoding nitrite reductase small subunit NirD has translation MGIKYAALEIVVSLGPIEAIPLGQGRTYVVDGRAIAVFRQRDGQLFATQHACPHRGGPLADGIIGAGKVICPLHARKFDLKTGASLQEDCCAIQTYPVRSEGGEIILTLA, from the coding sequence ATGGGGATTAAATACGCCGCACTGGAGATCGTTGTGTCGCTTGGTCCGATCGAAGCGATCCCGCTCGGCCAAGGCCGTACCTACGTGGTAGACGGCCGCGCCATCGCCGTCTTCCGCCAACGCGATGGGCAGCTCTTCGCCACGCAACACGCATGCCCGCACCGAGGAGGCCCGCTGGCTGACGGAATCATCGGGGCCGGAAAGGTCATCTGCCCGCTTCACGCCCGGAAGTTCGATCTGAAGACGGGTGCATCCCTTCAGGAGGACTGCTGCGCCATCCAGACCTATCCGGTTCGCTCGGAAGGGGGCGAGATCATCCTTACACTCGCATGA
- a CDS encoding serine protease produces the protein MERRMRMMALLCGLALIVPRLSWGEAQTAIEKRFSALLGQARSIRDKEEQTQSVSGIGKMMCLSFPKEPGIRVLQEALTLSRTITSPIARSIQQYWIAVWLAGECGEIDEAIHIAQSIDDLNQRVNAIQAIEKIRKEAEKENINAMRPQEEEMRRALEQDPPFLVTVENVDSEGSVKAFAHGFIADSRGYVLTNAHLDKGGNIRVIHLSKEYNAEIVSRLGGSDILLLRLQKVARSLPAGTLPDRPELLQNETVVGTVCGPIGGVRRRVGIFEKSLNGGQAFSADFQSDGIEQGCSGAPLLNTKREVVGMVYSVSPNDRFGFAKPSTELRKILEKALK, from the coding sequence ATGGAACGACGGATGAGGATGATGGCCTTGCTTTGTGGCCTTGCACTCATCGTGCCTCGATTAAGCTGGGGCGAGGCTCAGACGGCAATCGAGAAAAGGTTTTCCGCCCTACTGGGGCAGGCCCGGTCGATACGTGACAAGGAAGAGCAGACCCAATCGGTTTCCGGCATCGGAAAGATGATGTGTCTGTCGTTTCCAAAAGAACCGGGGATTCGCGTGCTTCAGGAAGCCCTGACCCTCTCCCGAACCATTACCTCACCGATCGCCCGTTCCATACAACAGTACTGGATTGCCGTCTGGCTTGCAGGCGAATGCGGCGAGATCGATGAGGCGATTCACATCGCCCAGAGCATCGACGATCTCAACCAGCGCGTCAATGCCATCCAGGCCATAGAGAAGATTCGAAAAGAGGCTGAGAAAGAAAACATAAACGCCATGCGCCCTCAGGAAGAAGAGATGCGACGCGCGCTGGAGCAAGACCCGCCTTTCCTTGTGACCGTTGAAAATGTTGATAGTGAAGGGAGCGTCAAAGCCTTTGCGCACGGATTCATCGCTGACTCTCGCGGGTATGTGCTTACAAACGCACATCTGGACAAAGGGGGCAACATCCGGGTCATACACCTAAGTAAGGAATACAATGCGGAGATCGTCAGTCGTCTGGGGGGTTCCGACATACTGCTTCTTCGATTACAGAAGGTCGCTCGATCACTTCCGGCCGGTACCCTGCCCGATCGGCCGGAACTTCTCCAGAATGAAACGGTTGTTGGGACCGTGTGCGGTCCTATCGGGGGCGTCCGAAGGAGGGTCGGGATTTTCGAAAAGTCACTGAATGGTGGACAGGCCTTCAGCGCGGACTTTCAGTCCGACGGTATCGAACAAGGCTGCAGCGGGGCCCCCCTCCTCAACACCAAGCGTGAGGTGGTCGGGATGGTATATAGTGTTTCTCCCAATGATCGATTCGGCTTCGCGAAGCCCAGCACCGAACTTCGCAAGATTCTTGAGAAGGCCTTGAAGTAA
- a CDS encoding NAD(P)/FAD-dependent oxidoreductase yields MTRKPAQIVVLGGGFGGLYAAMTLQRELDGSDLAQVTLVDRRNYFTFTPFLPEVAAGTLGRTHVTYPFRFLAQKGQFHFIQGVVQAFDLVKRTIRTETTTISYDYLIVSLGGVPSFFGNPQIEAHTLTLNSVDDALGIRNHVIRLFEQAVVEPDPIRRRQLLTFVVAGAGPCGVELAAELHHLIRTALLKFYPVDPSEIRIVLVSKGERILPDFAGKLADTGQQALIKRGIDVRSSTRVTGASAEYVELNDREIIPTRTTIWAAGVTPNPVLALLPATKSPQGGIVVDEFLKIPEFPEVYVIGDGASVMDRRQGRPYPALAPVAIRQGVRAAGNIMNVLQGRAREPFRFDFTGNIVGLGCGMALVNLLGIKFHGRLGWWLYRMAHLQRLVSFRNKASLALTLALNTIFDRDISCETWPETDQSMNSTRASSTLQDSGAPVAS; encoded by the coding sequence ATGACTCGAAAGCCCGCACAGATCGTAGTACTCGGAGGAGGGTTCGGCGGCCTGTACGCCGCCATGACGCTTCAGAGGGAGCTGGACGGATCCGACCTGGCCCAGGTCACCCTTGTGGACCGACGCAACTATTTCACCTTCACACCGTTTCTGCCTGAGGTGGCGGCAGGAACGCTTGGCCGGACGCATGTCACCTACCCCTTCCGATTCCTGGCTCAAAAAGGCCAGTTTCACTTTATTCAGGGGGTCGTTCAGGCCTTTGATCTTGTTAAGCGCACGATTCGAACGGAGACCACAACCATTTCCTATGATTATCTGATTGTGTCGCTGGGGGGCGTACCCTCGTTCTTCGGCAACCCCCAGATCGAGGCGCATACACTGACGCTCAACTCGGTTGACGATGCGCTGGGCATTCGAAACCATGTGATCAGGCTCTTTGAACAAGCCGTGGTCGAGCCGGATCCGATCCGGAGGCGTCAGCTCCTGACCTTTGTCGTGGCCGGGGCCGGGCCATGTGGGGTTGAACTGGCCGCTGAGCTGCACCACCTGATCAGGACCGCCCTTCTCAAGTTCTATCCGGTCGATCCGTCCGAGATCAGGATCGTGTTAGTGTCCAAGGGCGAACGGATCCTCCCAGACTTCGCCGGCAAACTGGCGGACACCGGACAGCAGGCGCTGATCAAACGAGGGATTGATGTCAGATCGAGCACTCGGGTAACTGGAGCAAGCGCGGAATATGTAGAGCTGAACGATCGCGAGATCATCCCCACCCGTACCACCATCTGGGCGGCCGGCGTTACCCCGAATCCCGTCTTGGCCCTGTTGCCGGCCACAAAGAGCCCACAGGGAGGCATTGTGGTCGATGAATTCCTTAAGATCCCTGAATTCCCGGAGGTGTACGTCATCGGGGATGGCGCATCCGTCATGGACCGACGCCAGGGGCGACCGTATCCAGCCTTAGCGCCGGTGGCCATTCGTCAAGGTGTCCGGGCTGCCGGCAACATCATGAATGTCCTCCAGGGAAGAGCCAGGGAGCCGTTTCGATTCGACTTTACCGGTAATATCGTGGGGCTCGGTTGCGGAATGGCGCTTGTGAATCTGCTGGGCATCAAATTCCATGGTCGGCTGGGGTGGTGGCTCTACCGGATGGCCCATCTGCAGCGACTGGTCAGCTTCAGGAATAAGGCGTCACTCGCTCTCACCCTTGCGCTCAATACGATCTTTGATCGGGACATCTCCTGCGAAACCTGGCCGGAGACCGACCAAAGCATGAACAGCACAAGGGCATCATCGACTCTCCAGGATTCGGGCGCGCCGGTCGCCTCCTGA
- a CDS encoding type II toxin-antitoxin system MqsA family antitoxin: MNCQICGKKTVSIKKVTKSFGRGHSLVVIEDIPVLSCSSCHESYITADTAREIDRIRKNRVTAGKAKQILVAPFKESAA; encoded by the coding sequence ATGAATTGCCAAATCTGCGGCAAGAAGACCGTCTCGATCAAGAAGGTCACCAAGAGCTTCGGTCGCGGTCACAGTCTTGTCGTAATCGAAGACATCCCGGTGCTTTCTTGCAGTAGCTGTCACGAGTCGTACATTACCGCTGACACTGCGCGCGAGATTGACCGCATACGCAAGAATCGCGTCACGGCAGGCAAGGCGAAGCAGATTCTTGTGGCGCCGTTCAAAGAGAGTGCGGCCTAG
- a CDS encoding thermonuclease family protein gives MTRRSKWVERLRPWRMSWRRLSLPMLVLIGVLSCAACNTSYARDERGRGAAALTAPVAANELVRVKRIYDGDTVLLEDGRTVRYLGINAPEYQEPFYLKAKRLNESLVTGREIRLEFDQERTDGYGRVLAYVYAGNEMINARLVQEGLAHTFFIGPNRTHHTLLLRLQAEAQQRKIGIWSARGRVRDLKITNVHPVDLTQDDQYPSYVRIANLSNTVFKLAGYVLSNEARQRYIFPDVSVDPGYTVIVSSGSGTNGVDARGQLVVHWSTQGPVWDPREDTAFLTDPSGNLVDTFHYKGKRVRSSGSRSKVKTP, from the coding sequence ATGACGAGGCGCTCGAAATGGGTTGAGAGATTGCGTCCCTGGCGGATGAGCTGGCGCCGCTTATCACTGCCGATGCTGGTACTGATCGGGGTGCTGTCTTGCGCTGCTTGTAATACCAGCTATGCAAGGGACGAACGGGGCCGAGGTGCGGCAGCACTCACCGCTCCAGTCGCCGCGAATGAACTCGTCCGAGTCAAGCGGATCTACGACGGGGATACTGTTCTTCTCGAAGATGGCCGGACCGTTCGGTATCTGGGCATCAACGCACCAGAATATCAGGAGCCATTCTACCTGAAGGCCAAACGGCTCAACGAGTCGCTCGTCACGGGGCGAGAAATTCGATTGGAGTTCGATCAGGAGAGAACCGACGGTTACGGTCGCGTCCTAGCCTATGTCTATGCGGGCAACGAGATGATCAATGCCAGGTTAGTTCAGGAGGGCTTGGCGCATACCTTCTTTATAGGGCCAAATCGGACGCATCACACCTTACTCCTTCGACTCCAAGCCGAAGCGCAACAACGCAAGATCGGCATCTGGTCCGCCCGAGGTCGCGTCAGAGACCTCAAAATCACCAACGTGCACCCGGTCGATCTAACTCAGGACGACCAGTACCCCTCCTACGTTCGCATCGCCAATCTCAGTAACACCGTGTTCAAGCTGGCGGGCTATGTGCTATCGAATGAAGCGCGACAGAGATACATCTTCCCTGATGTGAGCGTAGACCCGGGCTACACGGTCATCGTGTCCAGCGGAAGTGGAACGAATGGCGTTGATGCGAGGGGACAACTGGTCGTCCATTGGTCTACGCAGGGTCCAGTCTGGGATCCGAGAGAAGACACCGCCTTTCTCACGGATCCGAGCGGGAACCTTGTGGATACGTTCCATTACAAGGGCAAGCGGGTGAGGAGTTCTGGTTCACGTTCCAAAGTCAAGACCCCCTAA
- a CDS encoding ammonium transporter: protein MVWTLIAGFLVMFMQAGFAMVETGFCRAKNASHTMLMNFLIYAIGMTGYWILGFGLQMGGVGGTPLGGGTAGLDGEFVVHLFGKDFGLFGTKGFFLQGVSYDTAIFALFLFQMVFMDTTATIPTGAMAERWKLSAFFIYGFFISMIVYPLYANWVWGGGWLSQLGKNFGLGHGHVDFAGSSVVHMVGGVCALAGALVIGPRIGKYNKDGTPNAIPGHHIPMALVGTFVLAFGWFGFNAGSTLAGTDLRIGVAATNTMLASASGAIVATLYMWFVYRKPDPSMAANGMLAGLVAITAPCAFVNSVSAFIIGAVAGLLVCWAVFFVERTLKVDDPVGAIAVHGVNGMWGVLSLGLFADGAYGDGLNGVAGTVKGLFYGDASQLIAQSIGVLANIVFVFSVSWVFFKVQDAIMGIRVSAEDEIAGLDEPETGVLAYPDFTVLPAHHSPTIDRPAAPAPAFRPELLRAPKEVL from the coding sequence ATGGTGTGGACCCTCATCGCCGGGTTCCTGGTTATGTTTATGCAGGCCGGTTTCGCGATGGTCGAAACCGGGTTCTGCCGAGCCAAGAATGCCTCCCACACCATGCTGATGAACTTTTTAATCTATGCGATCGGCATGACCGGCTATTGGATTCTGGGTTTCGGGCTGCAGATGGGAGGCGTCGGGGGAACGCCCCTCGGGGGTGGAACTGCCGGTCTGGATGGTGAATTCGTTGTCCACCTCTTCGGAAAGGACTTCGGCCTCTTTGGAACGAAGGGATTCTTTCTGCAAGGCGTCAGCTACGATACGGCGATCTTTGCTCTCTTCCTCTTTCAGATGGTCTTCATGGATACGACAGCCACTATCCCGACAGGGGCGATGGCCGAACGCTGGAAGCTCTCTGCGTTCTTTATCTACGGCTTCTTCATCTCGATGATCGTCTACCCCCTCTACGCCAACTGGGTCTGGGGCGGAGGCTGGCTTTCGCAACTCGGGAAGAATTTCGGTCTCGGCCACGGGCATGTTGACTTCGCCGGCTCTTCGGTCGTTCACATGGTAGGAGGCGTGTGCGCCCTGGCCGGCGCCTTAGTTATCGGCCCCCGCATCGGGAAATACAACAAGGACGGCACACCGAATGCGATCCCTGGTCATCACATCCCGATGGCGTTAGTCGGCACATTTGTCCTCGCGTTTGGGTGGTTCGGCTTCAATGCAGGCAGCACGCTCGCCGGTACGGATCTGCGCATCGGCGTGGCGGCGACCAACACCATGCTCGCCTCGGCCTCCGGCGCGATCGTCGCCACCCTCTATATGTGGTTCGTCTATCGCAAGCCCGATCCCAGCATGGCTGCCAATGGGATGCTGGCCGGCCTCGTCGCCATCACAGCGCCCTGCGCTTTCGTCAATTCCGTCTCGGCCTTTATTATCGGCGCAGTGGCCGGCCTCCTGGTCTGCTGGGCCGTCTTCTTTGTAGAGCGCACCCTGAAGGTGGATGACCCCGTCGGCGCAATCGCAGTCCATGGCGTGAACGGTATGTGGGGTGTCCTGAGCCTCGGCCTGTTCGCTGACGGCGCATATGGTGATGGCTTAAACGGCGTCGCAGGGACCGTCAAAGGCCTGTTCTACGGCGACGCGAGCCAGCTTATCGCCCAGTCTATCGGTGTGCTTGCCAACATCGTCTTCGTCTTCTCCGTCTCCTGGGTCTTTTTCAAGGTCCAGGATGCGATTATGGGAATTCGCGTCTCTGCTGAAGATGAGATCGCCGGACTTGATGAGCCGGAGACGGGCGTCCTGGCATACCCAGACTTTACGGTGCTGCCGGCCCACCACTCCCCGACCATTGACCGACCGGCAGCCCCTGCGCCTGCGTTCCGGCCGGAATTGCTCAGGGCTCCAAAGGAGGTATTATAA
- the nirB gene encoding nitrite reductase large subunit NirB gives MDRPKKLVVIGNGMAGAKVVQEILSRDRERFQVVMFGAEPYGNYDRTLLSDVLTGAKDAKGIFLNSLDWYRDHNITLHAGVTATAIDRDNKVVSGSGGVEESYDTLIIATGSRPFVPPMDGAEKTGVFVFRTLDDCQAIEAYARGCRRAAVIGGGLLGLEAARGLLSFGLQVTVIEMMPWLMTQQLDTEGGALLRETMEQMGVQVLLEKTTTRVLGAERITGLTFQDGTALDTDMVVVSCGIRPNAELAGESGLPVNRGILVNDRMQTSDPDIYAVGECAQHRGKLYGLVAPLYDQARVAAEHLTGSSSNGGYQGSKPVSKLKVMGVQLVSIGDTIPTDPQDEVVSYIEPSRGVYKKMVIRNNQLVGTILLGETDTAGVLTQMFLLGAELPERRADLLFGTSTGAPILSVFDLPDHAQICHCHGVSKGQIKEAIEFGKCRSVSQVGVHTRAGTSCGGCKKLIEQLLEVYAGEVAEDPAEHWYVPSLPMTKPELVAAIKAKELKSVSAVFRELNGGQEEPGHKTALASLLKTIWDGEYEDERDARFINDRVHANIQKDGTFSVVPRIDGGVTSPAQLRRIADVAEKYKVAAVKLTGGQRIALAGARKEQLPDIWKDLGMPSGHAYAKAVRSCKTCVGSDFCRFGLGDSITLGIKIEQRFKGIETPHKMKLAASGCPRNCAEATVKDLGVVAIEGGWQVYVGGGAGIRVRAADLLCTVTTHEEVLKYMGRFIQYYREHGKYLERAYGLVERIGIERLRELLVKDVEGIGARLDAEIERAVEAYKDPWTEADEPVHPAQFSEPVRLEVNNGD, from the coding sequence ATGGATAGACCAAAAAAGCTGGTCGTCATTGGCAACGGCATGGCCGGGGCCAAGGTTGTTCAAGAGATCCTGTCTCGGGATCGTGAACGGTTTCAGGTCGTAATGTTCGGCGCGGAGCCGTACGGCAACTACGACCGCACCCTCCTCTCGGATGTCCTGACCGGCGCGAAGGACGCCAAGGGAATTTTCCTGAACTCCCTCGACTGGTACCGCGATCACAACATCACGCTGCATGCCGGGGTGACCGCCACAGCTATCGATCGTGACAACAAGGTGGTGAGTGGGAGCGGTGGCGTAGAGGAGTCGTACGATACACTGATCATCGCCACCGGCAGCAGACCTTTCGTGCCTCCCATGGACGGGGCGGAAAAGACGGGCGTCTTCGTCTTCCGGACCCTCGATGACTGTCAGGCGATTGAGGCATACGCGAGGGGATGCCGGAGGGCTGCCGTCATCGGCGGCGGTCTGCTGGGTCTGGAAGCTGCACGAGGTCTACTCTCCTTCGGACTCCAGGTCACGGTCATCGAAATGATGCCATGGTTGATGACGCAGCAATTGGACACCGAGGGTGGCGCGCTCCTGCGAGAGACGATGGAGCAGATGGGTGTGCAGGTGCTCCTCGAAAAGACTACGACGCGTGTGCTCGGGGCCGAGCGGATCACGGGCCTCACGTTTCAGGACGGTACGGCGCTCGACACCGATATGGTCGTAGTAAGTTGCGGCATCCGACCCAACGCCGAACTCGCTGGGGAGTCCGGGCTCCCGGTGAATCGAGGGATCCTCGTAAATGACCGGATGCAGACCTCCGATCCGGACATCTATGCCGTCGGTGAGTGCGCGCAGCACCGCGGGAAGCTCTACGGCCTCGTGGCACCCCTGTACGACCAGGCCAGGGTGGCGGCGGAGCATCTGACCGGCAGTTCCTCCAATGGCGGGTATCAAGGCTCCAAGCCTGTCAGCAAACTGAAGGTGATGGGCGTGCAGCTTGTCTCCATAGGCGACACGATCCCCACTGATCCCCAAGACGAGGTCGTCAGCTACATCGAGCCATCGCGAGGCGTCTATAAGAAAATGGTCATACGCAATAATCAGCTTGTCGGCACCATCCTGCTCGGAGAGACGGACACGGCCGGGGTACTCACTCAGATGTTCCTGCTGGGCGCAGAGCTGCCGGAGCGGCGGGCCGACCTGCTTTTCGGCACCTCCACCGGTGCCCCGATCCTCTCGGTGTTTGATCTCCCGGATCATGCCCAGATCTGTCACTGTCATGGGGTCTCCAAGGGTCAGATCAAGGAGGCGATCGAGTTCGGCAAGTGCCGATCGGTCTCGCAGGTCGGGGTCCACACGAGGGCCGGCACCAGTTGCGGGGGTTGCAAAAAGCTCATCGAGCAGCTCCTCGAGGTCTATGCCGGCGAAGTGGCAGAGGACCCTGCCGAGCACTGGTATGTGCCAAGCCTTCCGATGACCAAGCCGGAACTGGTAGCCGCCATCAAGGCCAAAGAGTTAAAGAGCGTCAGCGCGGTTTTTCGCGAGCTCAACGGTGGACAAGAGGAACCGGGCCACAAAACGGCCCTGGCGTCGCTCCTCAAAACCATCTGGGATGGGGAGTACGAGGACGAACGTGACGCCCGGTTCATCAATGACCGGGTACACGCCAATATTCAGAAGGATGGGACCTTCTCGGTCGTTCCACGAATCGACGGTGGTGTCACCTCGCCGGCGCAACTCCGGCGCATCGCCGACGTGGCGGAAAAATACAAGGTCGCCGCGGTCAAGCTGACCGGCGGCCAGCGGATCGCCCTGGCGGGCGCAAGGAAGGAACAGCTCCCGGATATCTGGAAGGATCTGGGAATGCCCAGCGGCCACGCTTACGCCAAGGCGGTTCGCTCGTGCAAGACCTGTGTGGGGTCCGACTTTTGCCGATTCGGGCTAGGCGATTCCATTACGCTGGGGATTAAGATCGAGCAGCGATTTAAGGGCATCGAGACCCCGCACAAGATGAAGCTCGCCGCCAGCGGCTGTCCGCGAAACTGCGCCGAAGCCACAGTCAAAGACCTTGGGGTCGTCGCCATCGAGGGCGGCTGGCAGGTGTATGTGGGCGGCGGCGCCGGAATTCGGGTGCGGGCCGCAGACCTCCTGTGCACGGTCACGACTCACGAAGAGGTTCTGAAATACATGGGTCGCTTCATCCAGTATTATCGGGAGCACGGAAAGTACCTGGAGCGAGCGTATGGGCTCGTGGAACGGATCGGAATTGAGCGGCTGCGCGAGCTTCTCGTCAAGGATGTGGAAGGGATCGGAGCCCGGTTGGATGCCGAGATCGAACGGGCGGTCGAGGCCTACAAAGATCCCTGGACCGAGGCGGATGAACCCGTGCATCCGGCCCAGTTCAGTGAACCCGTACGTCTGGAGGTGAACAATGGGGATTAA
- a CDS encoding DUF2231 domain-containing protein, producing the protein MQGVLHPLSVHLPIAMLFMAFMTMCYWLIRGLATSVFENRIYSLTRFNTAAGLLFVLLSMATGFRDVLAGYWIAFNSPLGKWLYVKIILAVLIVIIYSAFLWQSRKKPQYLQEDPKIMTWCLTTQLVGFLLVLTVTALGTMLVFYPHLLAYNG; encoded by the coding sequence ATGCAAGGGGTTCTCCACCCTCTGTCCGTACATCTCCCTATCGCCATGCTGTTCATGGCGTTTATGACGATGTGCTATTGGCTGATCAGAGGGTTGGCTACGTCGGTCTTCGAAAACCGGATTTATAGCCTCACGCGCTTTAATACCGCTGCCGGGTTACTGTTCGTCCTCCTGTCCATGGCCACAGGGTTCCGGGATGTGCTCGCGGGTTACTGGATCGCGTTCAACTCTCCGCTGGGAAAGTGGCTCTACGTCAAGATCATCTTAGCTGTGCTGATCGTGATCATCTACAGCGCCTTCCTCTGGCAAAGCCGTAAGAAGCCTCAGTATCTGCAGGAGGACCCAAAGATTATGACCTGGTGTCTGACGACTCAACTGGTGGGCTTCCTCCTGGTATTGACCGTCACCGCACTCGGGACGATGCTGGTCTTCTATCCCCATCTCCTGGCGTACAACGGATAA